A single Musa acuminata AAA Group cultivar baxijiao unplaced genomic scaffold, Cavendish_Baxijiao_AAA HiC_scaffold_1065, whole genome shotgun sequence DNA region contains:
- the LOC135666043 gene encoding ATP synthase protein MI25-like, with translation MRFSSKDMQDINMLFAAIPSIYASSSKNISINNEEIIVALCFIGFLIFSRNSLGDTFKDTLDGRMESIQEELQQFYNHNEVIPGESNALQRLLRISLYICGTVVESLPTLRCAPKCEKTVKALLCRNLNVKSATLLNATSSRRIRLQDDIVTGLNFSVSERFVPASTASIIELIREGLLVLRKIKVG, from the coding sequence ATGAGATTTAGTTCAAAGGATATGCAGGATATCAATATGCTATTTGCTGCTATTCCATCTATTTATGCATCAAGTTCGAAGAATATCTCAATAAATAATGAAGAAATAATAGTCGCTTTATGTTTTATAGGCTTTCTCATATTCAGTCGGAATAGTTTAGGTGATACTTTCAAAGACACTCTCGACGGGAGAATGGAGTCTATTCAGGAAGAATTGCAGCAATTCTACAATCATAACGAAGTCATTCCGGGGGAATCCAATGCACTACAACGATTACTTAGGATCAGCTTGTACATTTGCGGCACCGTAGTAGAATCATTACCAACGTTACGCTGTGCGCCTAAGTGCGAAAAAACAGTGAAAGCCTTGTTATGCCGAAACCTAAATGTTAAGTCAGCTACACTTCTAAATGCCACCTCCTCACGTCGCATCCGTCTTCAGGATGATATAGTAACAGGTTTGAATTTCTCAGTAAGTGAAAGATTTGTCCCCGCTTCCACCGCTTCCATCATAGAACTTATTCGAGAGGGCTTGCTAGTCTTAAGAAAGATCAAGGTTGGGTAG